The DNA window AACTACGGCGACGAGGAGGTGACGAGAACCGTCGCCCTCGGCGGCGAACGGCGGTCCGTGACGCTCGGCGGCGGCGACGTCCGCTCCGTCACCCTCCCGGTCCCCGCCGGCGGGGGGAAACTCCGACTGTCGCCGGGCGACTCCTTCCCCGCGGACGACACCTCGTACGTCGCCGCGCCGGACGACGCCACGATAGAGGTGTTGGTGCTGACGAACGACGAGAACACGTACCTGACGACGGCGCTGTCGGTCGTAGACGCCGTGGAACTCACGGTCGATAACCCGCCGACGACCGTCGAGGGCGAGTACGACGTCATCGTCTACAGCAACGTCGAGAGCGACAGACTGCTCGCCGGAAACGTCGAGGCGGGGCGCGAACTCCTCGCCGACGGCGGCGGCGTCGCCGTCCAAGCGCAGGAGTCGATGCCCGGCAAGTACGGCGACCTGTCGTTGGTGAACGCCGACGGGGTGCGCTCGAACCCGACGCTCGGCCAACCCGCAGACGACACGCTGACGCGCGGCATCTCGTTCCCGCCGCCGGAGGCGTACGTCAACGGGACGCTCCGCGACGGCCGGGCACTCGTCTCGACCACCGAGGGAGCGCCCGTTATCGCCACGGCGCGGCGCGGCGAGGGGCGACTCCTCTACTACGGCTACATCGAGGAGCGCTCGGCGTTCAAGTACGACTACCAGTACCCCGTGTTCTGGAAGCGCGCGGTGTACCACCTCGCCGGGCGACCCCCCTTGAGCCAACTGAACGCGGAGACGGGCGAGAGGCTCCAGTTCGGTAACGGCACGACGGTGGCGACGCCCGGCGGCACCGTGACGGCGTCGTCGGTCCGGTTGGACGACGCCGGATTCTACGAGGCGGACGGCACGCGGTACAGCGCGTCGCTCCTCAGCGAATCCGAGTCGAACGTCGTCGCCGACGACGTGGAGTCGTCCAAGACGGACGTGGTCGCCCGCGAGGAGTCCCGAACCGTCCCGAACCCGCTGGACCACTGGGTGGCGTTGGCCGCCCTCGTCGGGGTGCTCGGAGAAGTCGCCTACCTCCGTCGGCGGGGTGACCTCTGATGGTGCCCGGACTCCCCGCTTCGACCGCCCTGCAGGTGTCCGTCGAGCTTCCGACGGGCCTCTCGGCGGGCGTGGAGCGACCGCTTCTCCTCCTCGTTCTCCCCGTCTGCGTCCTCCTGCTTTGGGCGCTCGTCTGGCGCGGCGCGACGGGCACCGCCTCCGAGCGAAGCAGGCGGTGGTTCTTCGCGACGCGCCTCCTCGTCGTCGCCCTCGTCGTCCTCGCCGCCGCCGGGCCGTACACCGTCTCCTCGCGCGAGACGCCCGGCGACCCCCGCGTGACGGTGCTCGCGGACCGCTCCGACAGCACGGCCGTCTCGCCGCAGGTGACCGACCGACTGACGAGCGACATCGAGGGCGCGGGCGTCCCCGTGACGACGACGACCATCGGAAGCGGCGACTCCTCGCCCGTCGGCGACGCCGTCGCGGCCAACCTCCGGGAGAACGGCAGCGTCGTCCTCGTCAGCGACGGCCGGGTGACGGAGGGGCGCAGTCTCGCCGAGGTGGCGGAACTGGCCCGTTCGCTGAACGCCACCGTCTCCGTCGTCTCGCCGCAACCGACGCAGCGGGAGCAGTACGTCACGCTCAACGGCCCCTCGAAGGCGAGCGTCGGCGTCGAGAACAAGTTCCTCGCGAGCGTCGACGGCGTCCGCGCGGACGCCCCGACGACGGTCACCGTCTCCGTGGACGGCGAACGGGTGGCGGAACAGACGGTGCAGAACGGCACCGGCGCGTTCGAGTTCACCCACACCTTCGAGAGCACCGGCACGCACCGCGTCACCGCCCAAATCGGGGATGCAGACGACGTGTACTCGCAGAACGACGTGTTCCGAAAGACCGTTCGGGTGGTGGAGAAGCCGACGGTGCTCTACGTCTCGCCCGGCGACTACCCGTTCCGGCAGTATCTCGGGGAGGTGTACGACGTGGAGACGGCGTCGTCGGTGCCCGAGGACCTCTCGCCGTACCACGCCGTCGTCCTGCAGGACGCGCCCGCGGGAAGCGTCGGAAACGTCGACGCCCTCCAGGAGTTCGTCATCGACGGCAACGGCCTCCTCGTCGTCGGCGGGCGCAACTCCTTCGAGAACGGCGGCTACGAGGGGTCGTCGCTGGCGTCGATGCTCCCCGTCTCGACGGGCGAGGGGACGAGTCAGAGCACGAACCTCGTGTTCGCAATCGACGTTTCGGGTAGTTCCGAGAACGGGATGCGCGTCCAGAAGGCCGTCACCCTCTCGGCCCTCGACCAACTCGGCGACGAGAACCGCGTCGGCATCGTCGGCTTCAACCACAACGCGTACGGGGTGGCTCCGATACAGTCGCTGGGGAGCAACCGAGCGTCGTTAGAGGACAGGGTGCGGCGACTGCAAAGCGGCGGCGCGACGGACATCGCCGCGGGCCTCCGCGGCGCGGGCGAGATGCTCGGCGACGACCCCGGGACGGTGATTCTCGTCAGCGACGGCCACGACAAGGTCGGTCCGCCGTCGGCCGTCGCCCAACGACTCCGCGCCCGCGGAATCCGCGTCATCACCGTCGGCGCGGGGCAGAACCCCAACGAGGAGAAACTCCGGACCATCGCGCAGTCCGGCGGCGGCAACTACTTCCGCGCGACGGAGACGAACCGACTCAGCATCCTGTTCGGCGGGAGCAAGCAGTACGAGGGGTCGGGCCTCACCGTCGTCGACCCCAACTCCTTCGTCACCTCGGGCGTCGAACTCACGTCGAACCCCGGCGAGGTCAACGACGTCTCCGTGCGCCGCGGCGCGGACTTCCTCGTCGCCGCCGACGACGGGACGCCCGCCGTCACGACGTGGCGGTACGGCCTCGGGCGGGTCGGAACCATCACCGCCTACGGGTCGGACGGGACGCTCGACGGCCTGTTGACCCGGCCGGACTCGCTCCTGTTGACGAAGTCGACGAACTACGTCATCGGCGACCCGGAGCGGAAGGCGACGGGCGTCACCGGCATCTCCGACACGCGCGTGGGGTCGCCGACGACGGTGACCGTTCGCGGCGAGGAGCGACCGACCGCCGAGGGCGTGCAGTTCAGACAGGTCGGCGAAGGGCGCTACGAGGCGAGCGTCACGCCCGACGAGGCGGGCTACCACGACGTACTCTCGGCGACGTACGCCGCCAACTACCGCGCGGAGTACGCCGGGTTCGGACCGGACCCGGCGTTGGAGTCGCTGGCGACGGGGACCGGCGGGAAGGTGTTCAGACCGTCGGAGGGCGCTCAGATAGCCGAGTTCGCCCGCGAGCAGTCCACCCGCGTCCGCCCGGTTCGGCAGGACTGGACGTGGGTCGCGCTCCTGCTCGCCGCCCTCCTCTTCGTCGCTGAGGTCGTCTACCGGCGGGTTAAAGTCCGTCGCAGCGGAACGACGGCTGAAGGAGGATTGACATGAGCTTCATCGGTCGCCCGCTGAACGTCGCGTTGGTCGCCGTCGTCTGCCTGCTGTTGACCGGTACGGTCGGTGCGACGATGTTCTACCAGTCGTCGGCGGGGGGTCTCGAACGGGAGAACGAGCAGTTGCGCGAACGCAACGAGGAGCTCCGAAACGAGCTGTCGGCCGCCAGAGAGAACGTCAGCGCCCTCCGACAGCGAGTCAAAGAGTTGAACCAGAGCCTCTCGCAGACCCGCGGCGACGTGGGGCAGGTTTCGACCAAACTCGAACGGACGGAGGAGATGCTCAACGCCACGGAGAAGGAACTGGCGAACACCGAAGACGAGCTCCAACAGAAGAAAGAGCAGCTGAGCGAGGCGCAGTCGAACCTCGAAGACGCCCGAGAGCGCATCTCCGAGCTCGAAACGAAGGTGACGACGCTCGAAGAGGAGAACGCGGAGCTCGAAGACGAGGTGAACGACCTCGAACGCGAGAACCGCCAACTGAACGAGACGGTGAACTCGTTGGAGACGGAGGTGACGACGCTCGAAGCGGAGAACGAGCAGTTGAAGTCCGACCTCCGCACCGTCTGCAACGAGTGGGACGAGTCCAAACAGGGCCCGAAACCGGAGGAGTGCTCCTGATGGCAGACGAGCCCGACTCGGACCGCGAGTTCGACGCCGACTCCGGGTTCGGACCGACGGTGACCGACGAGGACGCCGAACGGGGTTCGGAGTCGTCCGCCGCCAGGATGCGCGCCGCACTCGCGGAGGTTCGCGGCGAGGCGCGGAAGGTGGCCGTCGTGTACGCCGCAATCGACGCGACGTTTCTCGCCCTCCTGACGAACCTCCTCTTTCGCGTCGTCCGCCCGCCGGCCCTCCCCGAGGCGGTGTCGCTCCCCTCTGCCGTCGCCGGTGCCGGCGGCGTCGTCCCCGCCTCGCTCCCGTTCCCGTCGCTTCTGGGCGTCCTCGTCGGCGTCGTCGCCTTCGGCGGCGAGTACGCCCTCCGCACCCGAAGGCCCCTCGTCGAGCAGTTCGAGGCGGCGAACCCTCCGGTGAACGAGGCGCTCCGGACCGCCCGCGATTCGCTTGACGACGGCGCGAACACGGAGATGGCCCGCCGCCTCTACGAGGAGGTGTTGGACCGCCTCCGCGACACCTCGAGCGTCGAACTCGTCGGCACCCGGCGAGTCGTGACGACGACGCTCCTCGTCGTCGTCCTCAGCGTCGCGAGCGTCCACGTCGCCGTCGTGGACCTCGACCTGACGGGGTCGGTCGTCGGCGTCGGCGGCGGCGACGCGACGGACAGCCAACAGCAACCGGACGGCGCCAGCCCCGACGAACCGACGGACCTGCAGAACGGCGACCAGATACTCGGCGACGCCGAGGACGTCTCCGCCGGGGACGAGGCGGTGACCGCGACGCTCGACGGCACAGGCGGCGGAAGCGGCTCCGGCGGCGGCGGCGCCGGGTCGCCCGGCTCCTACGATAGCGGCGGGTTCTCCGGTGACGCGGTGGAGAGCCAACAGGCGGGGTTCGCGCCCGACGAACAGCTCGAAGATGCGGAGTTGATCCGCGAGTACAACTTGCAGATACGAGACGACAGAGACGACGAAGACAATGAATCCTGACGACGACGACATCGACAGACTACAGGCGAAGCTCTCCCGCGTCCGCGGCGAAATCGGCAAGCGAATCGTCGGCCAGTCGGACGTGGTCGAACGACTCCTCGTCTGCGTCCTCGCGGACGGGAACGCCCTCCTCGAATCGAACCCCGGCCTCGGGAAGACGACGCTCGTGCGAACCGTCGCGGAGGTGACGGACCTCTCCTTTTCGCGCATCCAGAACACGCCCGACCTGATGCCCTCCGACATCACCGGCACCGAGATAATCCGCGAGTCAGAGCAGGGCCGGGAGTTCGTCTTCGAGAAGGGGCCGGTGTTCGCGAACCTCGTCCTCGCCGACGAGATAAACCGCGCGACGCCGAAGACGCAGGCCGCGTTGCTGGAAGCGATGCAGGAAAAGCAGGTGACTGCGGCGGGGGACACGTACGAACTCCCGAGTCCGTTCTTCATCCTCGCGACGCAGAACCCCATCGACCAAGGCGGGACGTACCCCCTTCCGGAGGCGCAAACCGACCGCTTCCTGATGAAGATACTCGTCGATTACCCCTCCTTCGACGAGGAGAGCGAGATAGTGAACCGCTACGCGGCGGGCGCGGCGAGTCCGGAGGTCGAACGCATCCTGAGTCGCGACGAACTCCTCCGGGCGCAGACGCTCGCCCGGCAGGTGCCCATCGCCGACGACGTCCGCGACAGGGCCGTCGAACTCGTCCGCGCGACCAGAACCGCAGACGACATCGAGTACGGCGCGAGTCCCCGCGCGAGCATGTCGCTGGTCCTCGCGGCGAAGGCGCGGGCGTTCCTCGCCGGGCGGTCGCACGTGAGTTGGGAGGACGTGAAGGAGATGGCCCCGCCCGTCATCAGACACCGCATCATCGTCGATTTCCGCGCCGAACGCGAGGGCGTCACGCCCGACGAGGCGGTGAAATCGTTGCTCGCGGACGCCTGACGATGACCATCGACCCCGGCTTCCTCGACGAACTCGCGCGCCTCGACGCGTCGCTGAAACGGCAGTCCGACTCGCCGTTGCAGGGCGAACAGGAGTCCGAGAGCGTCGGCGAGGGGTTGACGTTCAGCGACTACCGCAGGTACGCGCCCGGCGACGACACCCGCCTCATCGACTGGCGCGTCTACGCGCGGACGGAGGAGTACTTCATCAAGCAGTTCGAGGCGGAGCGAAACCTCACCGTCCACGTCCTCGTCGACTCCTCGGCGTCGATGGACTACGGCGAGGGCGACGACCACAAGTTCGAGTTCGGCGCGAAGATCGGCCTCGGGTTCGCCTACCTCACCGCCGAGGAGAACAACGACTTCCGCTTTTCGACCGTCGGCGACAGGCCGTACCGCCTCGACGCCGGGCGGTCGAACCGCGGCGAACTGCTCTCGGTGATAGACCGGTTGAACGAGACGACGCTCGACGGCGAGGCGGAACTCGCCGCCGCCGCCGAGGAGTACGCGGACACCATCCGCTCGCGGTCGCTCGTCGTCCTCGTCAGCGACTTCCTCGTGGACCCCGAGGAGGTGGCCGAAACCGTCGCCGCCCTCGGCGACAACGACGTGCTCCTCGTCAACGTCCTCGCGCCGGACGAACTCGACCCCGGCGTGACCGGCGACACCATCTTCGAGGACCCCGAGTCCCACGAGACGCGGCGGTCGTACTTCGGCGGGTCGTTGGCCCGGCAGTACCGAAACCGACTGGAGGAGCACACCGACGCCGTCGCCGAACGGGCGCGGGACCTCCGGGCCGACTACGCCCTCCTCGATACGGGCGAGGAGTTCTTCGAGGCGTTCACGGCCGTCTGGGTCGGGTGACCGAGCGATCCGGCCCCCGGCTCCCGTCCGCCCGCGCGCTTTTCATCGACGGGTCCGATACTCGCCCCGTGACACCACCGTACGAGAACGTCGCGGCGCGCCTCTCCGACCTCGACCCCGTCTCGGTCTGCTGTCTCCCGGACGGCAGCGTGGACGACCACTACGAACTCGACGCCGGCGACGAACGCGTCGCGTCGCGGGAGGGGTTCGCTCGGGCCGTCGAGGGCGGCGAGGGGTCGCTCAGACGGCGGCGCGTCGCGCGCGAACCCGGCGGACAGGCGGTCAACGCCGCACGTCAGACCGCCGCGCTCGGAGACGACGCGACCCTCTTCGGCCACCTCGACCACGCGGTGTTCGAACGCCTCGACCCGGCCGTCGAGACGGTGTCGTTCGGGTCGCCCTCGGAGGTGGACGTGCTCCGCCTCGCGGAGAGCGACCTGATGCTCGTCACCGAGTCGGACGAACTCGAATCGTGGTCCGGAGCCGTCCTCCGGTCGGACAGGTCGCTCGCGGCCCTCTACGACGCCGACGCGGTGTACGTCGGCAACTGGGCGTCGGCCCCCGGACTCGCGGCGGCGTTCGACACGATGGCCGAGGAACTGACCGACTCGCTTGTCGTCGTCGACCCCGGCCCCCTCGGCCATCTCCCCGACGAACGGATCGAGGGCCTGTTCGACGCGCTCCGAGCTGTCTCGGAGTCGAACGATGCGGTCTTGAGCCTCAACGACCGGGAACTCGGCGTCCTCGCGTCGTACGCGGACGGCGCGACGAACGAGAGCGCCGAGGCGGACGACGCCGAGGGGGCCTCCGCGGGCGACCGGTCAGACTCCGACGACGACGCGGCCCGACTCGCCGGCCTCCGGGAGTCCACGTCGCTCCGTCTGGCGGTCCTGCACGACGCCGACAGGGCCGTCGCCGCGGGCGCCGGAGACGGGGAGGGAGGGGACGCCGAGGTGACGGCGGTTCCGAACGCGGAGACGGACCGCGTCGAGACGACGACGGGCGCGGGCGACCGGTTCTCGGCGGGACTCGCACGCGCGTTGGCCGCCGGGTGGCCCGCCGAGGAGTCGCTGGCGCTCGGCAACCTCTGTGCCACCTACCGCGTCGCGACGGGCGGCACCGGCACCGCGACGGAGTTGCGCGCGTTCGCCGACGCGGCGTTCGGGTAACCGACGCGACTGACCGCATCCCGCGCCTATTTGACGGTCGATGTGCGACGGTGGAACGTGTCGCGCGAACAGGGTCGTCGCGTGGTCGCTCTCGTCTCGGGCTCGCACTTCGTCAATCACGCCTTCATGGTGCTTCTAGCCCCTCTCGTGGGCGTCCTCGCCGCGCGGTTCGACGTGGGAATCGCCGCGATAGGGCTCGCAATCGGCGTCCCGCAGGCGGTGGTGCTCCTGTTACAGCTCCCGTTCGGCTACGTCTCGGACGGCCACAGTCGCACGCTCGTCCTCCTCGCGTCGCTCGTCTTCGGAACGGTCGGTGCCGCGGCGACGGCGCTCGCACCCTCCTACGAGTGGCTCCTCGCCGCGCAGGTGGTTCTCGGCGTCGGCGTCGCCGGACACCACCCCGCCCACTACCCCCTCTTGGCCGTCGCCTCCCCCGACGAGTCGCGGGGGAGAGCCTACAGCGCACACGCGTTCGGCGGGGAGGCCGGCCTCGCCGCTCCGTACGCCGCCGTCGGAGTCACCTCCGCGCTGTCTCTGTCGTGGCGCTACGCCGTCGGCGCTCTCGCCGTCGTCGGCCTCGCGTACACCCTCCTCACGTTCGTCGTGGTTCGGGGGCTGGACGGCGGCATCAAGCGCCCGGACCCGGCGGACAGAGCGACGGAACGGCCGACGCTCCGTTCGATTCCCGGCCGCGTCGCGGCGACGGGCCGCGCCCTCGCGAGTTCGACGGGCATCCTCGGGTTGACCGTCCTCGCCTTCGTCACCTCCGCGGCGGCGTGGTGCATCCGGACGTACACGCCGCAGCTTCTGACCGCGGGGTACGGCGTCGCCGACGGCACGGCGAACCTCCTCGTCTCCGCGATGCTCGTCGTCGGCGCGGGACTCATCGTCTTCGGCGGGTCGATGACGGACCGCGTGGGGCCGCCTGCGGTGGCCTACGGCGGGTACACGGCGCTCGCCGTCGTCGCGGCGGCGCTCGCGACGCTGTCGCTCCCCCTCGCGGGTCTGGTCCTCG is part of the Halopelagius longus genome and encodes:
- a CDS encoding AAA family ATPase, translating into MNPDDDDIDRLQAKLSRVRGEIGKRIVGQSDVVERLLVCVLADGNALLESNPGLGKTTLVRTVAEVTDLSFSRIQNTPDLMPSDITGTEIIRESEQGREFVFEKGPVFANLVLADEINRATPKTQAALLEAMQEKQVTAAGDTYELPSPFFILATQNPIDQGGTYPLPEAQTDRFLMKILVDYPSFDEESEIVNRYAAGAASPEVERILSRDELLRAQTLARQVPIADDVRDRAVELVRATRTADDIEYGASPRASMSLVLAAKARAFLAGRSHVSWEDVKEMAPPVIRHRIIVDFRAEREGVTPDEAVKSLLADA
- a CDS encoding MFS transporter, with product MSREQGRRVVALVSGSHFVNHAFMVLLAPLVGVLAARFDVGIAAIGLAIGVPQAVVLLLQLPFGYVSDGHSRTLVLLASLVFGTVGAAATALAPSYEWLLAAQVVLGVGVAGHHPAHYPLLAVASPDESRGRAYSAHAFGGEAGLAAPYAAVGVTSALSLSWRYAVGALAVVGLAYTLLTFVVVRGLDGGIKRPDPADRATERPTLRSIPGRVAATGRALASSTGILGLTVLAFVTSAAAWCIRTYTPQLLTAGYGVADGTANLLVSAMLVVGAGLIVFGGSMTDRVGPPAVAYGGYTALAVVAAALATLSLPLAGLVLVLPFSGTISLSRPARSTLADRFSARSDLGKNFALVTVGISLGGALAPPAFGYLIDAAGVAAAFGVVAGIALLCLVLVRLTLRTAPPSVTAPAPTADD
- a CDS encoding DUF58 domain-containing protein; the encoded protein is MTIDPGFLDELARLDASLKRQSDSPLQGEQESESVGEGLTFSDYRRYAPGDDTRLIDWRVYARTEEYFIKQFEAERNLTVHVLVDSSASMDYGEGDDHKFEFGAKIGLGFAYLTAEENNDFRFSTVGDRPYRLDAGRSNRGELLSVIDRLNETTLDGEAELAAAAEEYADTIRSRSLVVLVSDFLVDPEEVAETVAALGDNDVLLVNVLAPDELDPGVTGDTIFEDPESHETRRSYFGGSLARQYRNRLEEHTDAVAERARDLRADYALLDTGEEFFEAFTAVWVG
- a CDS encoding vWA domain-containing protein; this encodes MALSDVFLAPAGLAALLLAVPIIVLYLIRPDPRRVELPTFRFLAEDRREDASNPLFERLQRSVLLLLQLLVVLLVATALATPYVPVSERSTVEETVLVVDASASMGVQSDGSTRFDRAVSAAREEVTGTTSVVVADGQSTVALRRGDPGEARTVLDELSPTQSPGDLRSAVSTAAAVAGSDARIVVVSDFADDGPWRDAVRVARSRGLTVDLRQFAGGGDDNVGIVDRSFSGGQVTASVKNYGDEEVTRTVALGGERRSVTLGGGDVRSVTLPVPAGGGKLRLSPGDSFPADDTSYVAAPDDATIEVLVLTNDENTYLTTALSVVDAVELTVDNPPTTVEGEYDVIVYSNVESDRLLAGNVEAGRELLADGGGVAVQAQESMPGKYGDLSLVNADGVRSNPTLGQPADDTLTRGISFPPPEAYVNGTLRDGRALVSTTEGAPVIATARRGEGRLLYYGYIEERSAFKYDYQYPVFWKRAVYHLAGRPPLSQLNAETGERLQFGNGTTVATPGGTVTASSVRLDDAGFYEADGTRYSASLLSESESNVVADDVESSKTDVVAREESRTVPNPLDHWVALAALVGVLGEVAYLRRRGDL
- a CDS encoding PfkB family carbohydrate kinase, yielding MTPPYENVAARLSDLDPVSVCCLPDGSVDDHYELDAGDERVASREGFARAVEGGEGSLRRRRVAREPGGQAVNAARQTAALGDDATLFGHLDHAVFERLDPAVETVSFGSPSEVDVLRLAESDLMLVTESDELESWSGAVLRSDRSLAALYDADAVYVGNWASAPGLAAAFDTMAEELTDSLVVVDPGPLGHLPDERIEGLFDALRAVSESNDAVLSLNDRELGVLASYADGATNESAEADDAEGASAGDRSDSDDDAARLAGLRESTSLRLAVLHDADRAVAAGAGDGEGGDAEVTAVPNAETDRVETTTGAGDRFSAGLARALAAGWPAEESLALGNLCATYRVATGGTGTATELRAFADAAFG
- a CDS encoding DUF7502 family protein; this translates as MADEPDSDREFDADSGFGPTVTDEDAERGSESSAARMRAALAEVRGEARKVAVVYAAIDATFLALLTNLLFRVVRPPALPEAVSLPSAVAGAGGVVPASLPFPSLLGVLVGVVAFGGEYALRTRRPLVEQFEAANPPVNEALRTARDSLDDGANTEMARRLYEEVLDRLRDTSSVELVGTRRVVTTTLLVVVLSVASVHVAVVDLDLTGSVVGVGGGDATDSQQQPDGASPDEPTDLQNGDQILGDAEDVSAGDEAVTATLDGTGGGSGSGGGGAGSPGSYDSGGFSGDAVESQQAGFAPDEQLEDAELIREYNLQIRDDRDDEDNES
- a CDS encoding VWA domain-containing protein, with the protein product MVPGLPASTALQVSVELPTGLSAGVERPLLLLVLPVCVLLLWALVWRGATGTASERSRRWFFATRLLVVALVVLAAAGPYTVSSRETPGDPRVTVLADRSDSTAVSPQVTDRLTSDIEGAGVPVTTTTIGSGDSSPVGDAVAANLRENGSVVLVSDGRVTEGRSLAEVAELARSLNATVSVVSPQPTQREQYVTLNGPSKASVGVENKFLASVDGVRADAPTTVTVSVDGERVAEQTVQNGTGAFEFTHTFESTGTHRVTAQIGDADDVYSQNDVFRKTVRVVEKPTVLYVSPGDYPFRQYLGEVYDVETASSVPEDLSPYHAVVLQDAPAGSVGNVDALQEFVIDGNGLLVVGGRNSFENGGYEGSSLASMLPVSTGEGTSQSTNLVFAIDVSGSSENGMRVQKAVTLSALDQLGDENRVGIVGFNHNAYGVAPIQSLGSNRASLEDRVRRLQSGGATDIAAGLRGAGEMLGDDPGTVILVSDGHDKVGPPSAVAQRLRARGIRVITVGAGQNPNEEKLRTIAQSGGGNYFRATETNRLSILFGGSKQYEGSGLTVVDPNSFVTSGVELTSNPGEVNDVSVRRGADFLVAADDGTPAVTTWRYGLGRVGTITAYGSDGTLDGLLTRPDSLLLTKSTNYVIGDPERKATGVTGISDTRVGSPTTVTVRGEERPTAEGVQFRQVGEGRYEASVTPDEAGYHDVLSATYAANYRAEYAGFGPDPALESLATGTGGKVFRPSEGAQIAEFAREQSTRVRPVRQDWTWVALLLAALLFVAEVVYRRVKVRRSGTTAEGGLT